A window of the Drosophila simulans strain w501 chromosome 2L, Prin_Dsim_3.1, whole genome shotgun sequence genome harbors these coding sequences:
- the LOC6732401 gene encoding chaoptin isoform X2 gives MHLYLVLISCLVSSSHCWQFDGGGGHRRPRNTGRGPASSSGGRGSAALLGSQQQDILYACPLNSMCQCAGLPNETSTLIEINCNEVALYKFPEFMHSSVRYIEMSNTHLQSVDDETFQGLRLKTLKLIDNELQDISERSFSTMTHSLMTLDISGNKMQHLPLDALQRLHSLSRLVAQRNHITTLDGNWDAQHDTLRSLHLSDNDITEVAPGGGSIEVVSQSDNSSQPSSLAAVQTRLETSNSIYPPSPSSGDRATGGRPFEQLQKLLWLDLSNNRIYHVAGNYLPRSLVTMDLSSNLLTVFPQQLFEQLPELRIVSLRDNLIRSVQWKELQVRPLRMHLERLDLGQNCIENLESDYFQQNYSDVHLRALNLEQNFVTQLPEAVFKATGIAHLVLAFNAISRVHPSAFEGLTETLEYLDLERNRLTTVPVALSSLHHLKYLYLTSNQISQLNNLPSFTENLRVLSLSGNNFTMIPVLGLKNYTQLSYLNMGYNSITDIPEGIFAVDSWGSNLQTILLRNNKITHLHLGSFAGLEQIQEISLSFNDITIHHPLVFENVSRTLKILELSFAVFPARSLESLDPLDALLPLSQLIWLGLDNNNLKQVSNESFAQMRELSYINLSFNQLKTLPRGLFQSDAHSHLVEIDLSYNGLERLEAQTFHSLGDLQTLNLQSNRLRTIARHAFHNLEFLRYLDLSYNRLVNISHGAFTVLPNLAALDLMHNQLCSLSLKSFLYVSNTTTPLRLNVSHNHIASFYDELSSYMYIYQLDISHNHVTKSDSFTNLANTLRFLNLAHNQLGSLQSHAFGDLEFLEILNVAHNNLTSLRRRSFQGLNSLQELDLSHNQLDQLQVEQFSNLRKLRILRINSNRLRALPREVFMNTRLEFLDIADNQLSVWPVPAFTDIGFTLRSIQMSHNNLEYLDASMFINSQFLYDISLARNRITILPDNTFSFLNNLTNLDLSQNPLVTTNLREVFVHTPRLRKLSLHHMGLYVLPPLKLPLLSYLDVSGNYLQELSPLGSLRHLRHVNVSHNKLTNASCAAEHLPPSVRVLDLAHNPLRRITLHDLASLRHLAELNILDVKVTNPQAFSKLRSLRKLHASSHANLGEIVARIPGLQQLRVHCLEPNIGQQLFAKLANNTKIRLLELYGSNVQTIAPDVFTGLSRSQRLQVKISHTRISDLPPGIFYALREVPHLSIDISHNRINALAADSFYPNKSYWDAVGTRSIMGGLITSHNPLECECGLVWFGHWLRRWLRESAQIKVIQKDDLKRMVQRARANTCHDPTSGRHLPILEIFPEDLLCQASALSSSGQRIFLLSFAMALLIPIVMTTMTL, from the exons ATGCATCTGTATCTGGTGCTGATCTCGTGCCTGGTGAGCTCCTCGCACTGCTGGCAGTTCGACGGCGGAGGTGGCCACCGGAGGCCAAGGAATACCGGCCGGGGACCAGCGTCCTCGTCCGGAGGCAGGGGATCCGCCGCCCTGCTGGGCTCACAGCAGCAGGACATCCTCTACGCCTGTCCACTCAACTCCATGTGCCAGTGCGCCGGTCTGCCGAACGAGACGAGCACCCTGATTGAGATTAATTGCAACGAGGTGGCCCTGTACAAGTTTCCAG AGTTCATGCACAGCAGTGTGCGCTACATCGAAATGTCCAACACACATCTGCAAAGTGTCGACGATGAGACCTTCCAGGGACTGCGTCTCAAGACACTAAAGCTAATCGACAACGAACTGCAGGATATATCCGAGCGGAGTTTCAG CACGATGACACACTCGCTCATGACTCTGGATATATCTGGCAACAAGATGCAGCACTTGCCACTGGATGCACTGCAGCGACTGCATTCCCTCTCGCGACTGGTGGCACAACG CAACCACATAACCACCTTGGATGGAAATTGGGATGCCCAGCATGATACCCTTCGATCTCTACATTTATCCGACAACGATATTACCGAAGTGGCGCCGGGAGGTGGATCGATAGAAGTAGTTTCCCAAAGCGACAACAGTTCCCAGCCTTCCAGTTTGGCCGCTGTGCAGACCAGACTAGAAACGAGTAATTCAATTTACCCACCATCTCCGAGCTCAGGAGATCGGGCGACAGGGGGTCGTCCCTTCGAACAGTTGCAAAAACTACTTTGGCTGGATTTGTCCAACAATCGGATCTACCATGTGGCTGGGAACTATCTGCCGCGTTCCCTGGTGACCATGGACCTGTCCAGTAATCTGCTTACAGTTTTCCCCCAGCAACTCTTTGAGCAACTGCCGGAGTTGCGAATCGTAAGTTTAAGGGATAACCTTATACGGAGTGTTCAGTGGAAAGAACTTCAAGTGAGGCCGCTGCGAATGCACCTGGAACGACTGGATCTCGGCCAGAACTGCATTGAAAACCTGGAGTCCGACTATTTTCAGCAAAACTATTCCGATGTTCATCTGAGAGCTTTAAATTTAGAACAGAACTTTGTCACCCAGCTGCCAGAGGCGGTGTTCAAGGCCACGGGCATAGCCCACCTAGTATTGGCCTTCAATGCAATCAGTCGAGTGCATCCTTCGGCCTTTGAGGGTCTAACCGAGACCCTGGAGTATCTGGATCTGGAAAGGAACCGACTCACCACGGTGCCCGTGGCCTTATCCTCACTGCATCACCTGAAGTACCTCTACCTGACCTCCAATCAGATAAGTCAGTTAAACAATCTTCCCTCGTTCACGGAAAATCTACGCGTTCTTAGTCTGAGTGGCAATAACTTCACCATGATCCCTGTTCTCGGCCTGAAAAACTACACACAGCTTTCCTACTTGAACATGGGCTACAACTCCATCACGGACATCCCCGAAGGAATTTTTGCCGTGGATTCCTGGGGCAGCAATCTGCAGACAATACTGCTGCGAAACAATAAGATAACCCATCTTCATTTAGGATCCTTCGCGGGACTGGAGCAAATTCAGGAGATTAGTTTGAGCTTCAACGATATAACCATTCATCATCCTCTGGTTTTCGAGAATGTTTCGAGAACCCTTAAGATTTTGGAGCTCTCGTTCGCCGTCTTTCCGGCCAGAAGCCTGGAGAGCCTGGATCCCCTAGATGCCCTCTTGCCCCTTTCCCAGCTCATTTGGCTGGGTCTGGACAACAATAATTTGAAGCAAGTCTCAAATGAATCCTTCGCACAGATGAGGGAATTGAGCTACATCAATCTGAGCTTTAACCAGCTAAAGACACTGCCCCGCGGACTCTTTCAGTCCGATGCTCATAGTCATTTGGTGGAAATTGACTTGTCGTACAATGGCTTGGAGCGACTCGAAGCGCAAACGTTTCATAGCCTCGGGGATTTGCAGACACTCAATTTGCAATCGAACCGCCTGAGGACCATAGCTCGGCATGCTTTTCACAATTTGGAGTTCCTACGCTACTTGGATTTGTCTTATAATCGCCTGGTCAACATCTCCCACGGCGCCTTTACCGTGCTGCCCAATCTGGCTGCCCTGGATCTGATGCACAATCAGCTGTGTTCGCTATCCTTAAAATCCTTTCTTTATGTTTCAAACACCACCACTCCATTACGACTCAATGTGAGTCACAATCACATAGCCAGTTTTTATGATGAGCTGAGTAGCTACATGTATATTTACCAGCTGGACATTAGTCACAACCATGTGACTAAGTCGGATAGCTTTACGAACCTGGCGAACACGCTGCGATTCCTAAACCTGGCCCACAACCAGCTGGGATCGCTTCAGAGCCATGCCTTCGGTGACCTGGAGTTTCTGGAGATCCTTAATGTGGCTCATAATAATCTTACCTCGCTGAGGCGGCGCAGCTTCCAGGGCTTGAATAGCTTACAGGAACTGGATCTTAGCCACAACCAGTTGGATCAGCTGCAGGTGGAGCAGTTCTCGAACCTAAGGAAACTGCGAATCCTGCGCATCAACTCGAATCGGTTAAGGGCCCTGCCACGAGAAGTGTTCATGAACACGCGACTGGAGTTTCTGGATATAGCCGATAATCAGTTGAGCGTTTGGCCAGTTCCGGCATTTACGGACATCGGATTCACTCTTCGATCCATCCAAATGTCCCACAACAATCTAGAGTACTTGGATGCCTCGATGTTCATCAACTCACAGTTCCTGTACGACATCAGTTTGGCCCGCAACCGCATCACCATTCTGCCGGACAACACGTTCAGTTTTCTGAATAATCTGACCAACCTGGACCTGTCACAGAACCCCCTGGTGACGACCAACCTGCGGGAGGTGTTTGTCCACACGCCGCGCCTGAGGAAGCTGAGTCTCCACCACATGGGACTGTATGTCCTGCCGCCGCTGAAGCTTCCCCTACTCTCCTACCTTGATGTGAGTGGCAACTATCTGCAAGAGCTGTCGCCACTGGGTTCACTGCGCCACCTGCGTCACGTCAATGTCTCGCACAACAAGCTCACGAATGCGAGTTGTGCGGCGGAGCACCTGCCACCATCGGTTCGTGTATTGGATCTGGCCCACAATCCGCTGCGCAGGATAACGCTGCACGATCTCGCCAGTTTGCGGCACCTGGCCGAACTGAATATCCTGGACGTGAAGGTAACCAATCCGCAGGCATTTTCCAAGCTGCGTTCTCTGAGGAAGCTACATGCCAGTTCGCATGCCAATCTGGGTGAGATTGTGGCCAGGATACCGGGTCTGCAGCAGCTGAGGGTGCACTGCCTGGAGCCAAATATTGGCCAACAGCTTTTCGCCAAACTGGCGAATAACACGAAAATCCGACTCCTCGAGCTATATGGCAGCAATGTCCAGACCATTGCTCCCGATGTCTTTACCGGACTATCGCGAAGTCAACGGCTGCAGGTGAAGATCTCGCACACACGCATCTCCGACCTCCCGCCGGGTATTTTTTATGCCCTGCGAGAGGTGCCGCACCTGTCCATCGACATCTCGCACAATCGTATCAACGCCCTGGCCGCTGACAGCTTTTACCCCAACAAGAGCTACTGGGATGCTGTGGGAACTCGGAGCATCATGGGTGGACTCATCACCTCGCACAATCCGCTGGAATGTGAGTGCGGACTGGTGTGGTTCGGTCACTGGTTGCGCCGATGGCTGAGGGAGTCTGCCCAAATAAAGGTCATCCAGAAGGATGACCTCAAGCGCATGGTCCAG AGAGCCCGTGCCAACACCTGCCACGATCCGACATCGGGTCGACACCTGCCCATCCTGGAGATCTTTCCCGAGGATCTGCTCTGCCAGGCGAGCGCGTTGAGCAGTTCTGGCCAGCGCATATTCCTGTTATCCTTCGCGATGGCCCTGCTGATACCCATTGTGATGACCACCATGACCCTCTGA
- the LOC6732401 gene encoding chaoptin isoform X1 has protein sequence MHLYLVLISCLVSSSHCWQFDGGGGHRRPRNTGRGPASSSGGRGSAALLGSQQQDILYACPLNSMCQCAGLPNETSTLIEINCNEVALYKFPEFMHSSVRYIEMSNTHLQSVDDETFQGLRLKTLKLIDNELQDISERSFSTMTHSLMTLDISGNKMQHLPLDALQRLHSLSRLVAQRNHITTLDGNWDAQHDTLRSLHLSDNDITEVAPGGGSIEVVSQSDNSSQPSSLAAVQTRLETSNSIYPPSPSSGDRATGGRPFEQLQKLLWLDLSNNRIYHVAGNYLPRSLVTMDLSSNLLTVFPQQLFEQLPELRIVSLRDNLIRSVQWKELQVRPLRMHLERLDLGQNCIENLESDYFQQNYSDVHLRALNLEQNFVTQLPEAVFKATGIAHLVLAFNAISRVHPSAFEGLTETLEYLDLERNRLTTVPVALSSLHHLKYLYLTSNQISQLNNLPSFTENLRVLSLSGNNFTMIPVLGLKNYTQLSYLNMGYNSITDIPEGIFAVDSWGSNLQTILLRNNKITHLHLGSFAGLEQIQEISLSFNDITIHHPLVFENVSRTLKILELSFAVFPARSLESLDPLDALLPLSQLIWLGLDNNNLKQVSNESFAQMRELSYINLSFNQLKTLPRGLFQSDAHSHLVEIDLSYNGLERLEAQTFHSLGDLQTLNLQSNRLRTIARHAFHNLEFLRYLDLSYNRLVNISHGAFTVLPNLAALDLMHNQLCSLSLKSFLYVSNTTTPLRLNVSHNHIASFYDELSSYMYIYQLDISHNHVTKSDSFTNLANTLRFLNLAHNQLGSLQSHAFGDLEFLEILNVAHNNLTSLRRRSFQGLNSLQELDLSHNQLDQLQVEQFSNLRKLRILRINSNRLRALPREVFMNTRLEFLDIADNQLSVWPVPAFTDIGFTLRSIQMSHNNLEYLDASMFINSQFLYDISLARNRITILPDNTFSFLNNLTNLDLSQNPLVTTNLREVFVHTPRLRKLSLHHMGLYVLPPLKLPLLSYLDVSGNYLQELSPLGSLRHLRHVNVSHNKLTNASCAAEHLPPSVRVLDLAHNPLRRITLHDLASLRHLAELNILDVKVTNPQAFSKLRSLRKLHASSHANLGEIVARIPGLQQLRVHCLEPNIGQQLFAKLANNTKIRLLELYGSNVQTIAPDVFTGLSRSQRLQVKISHTRISDLPPGIFYALREVPHLSIDISHNRINALAADSFYPNKSYWDAVGTRSIMGGLITSHNPLECECGLVWFGHWLRRWLRESAQIKVIQKDDLKRMVQLPLSIADMRRARANTCHDPTSGRHLPILEIFPEDLLCQASALSSSGQRIFLLSFAMALLIPIVMTTMTL, from the exons ATGCATCTGTATCTGGTGCTGATCTCGTGCCTGGTGAGCTCCTCGCACTGCTGGCAGTTCGACGGCGGAGGTGGCCACCGGAGGCCAAGGAATACCGGCCGGGGACCAGCGTCCTCGTCCGGAGGCAGGGGATCCGCCGCCCTGCTGGGCTCACAGCAGCAGGACATCCTCTACGCCTGTCCACTCAACTCCATGTGCCAGTGCGCCGGTCTGCCGAACGAGACGAGCACCCTGATTGAGATTAATTGCAACGAGGTGGCCCTGTACAAGTTTCCAG AGTTCATGCACAGCAGTGTGCGCTACATCGAAATGTCCAACACACATCTGCAAAGTGTCGACGATGAGACCTTCCAGGGACTGCGTCTCAAGACACTAAAGCTAATCGACAACGAACTGCAGGATATATCCGAGCGGAGTTTCAG CACGATGACACACTCGCTCATGACTCTGGATATATCTGGCAACAAGATGCAGCACTTGCCACTGGATGCACTGCAGCGACTGCATTCCCTCTCGCGACTGGTGGCACAACG CAACCACATAACCACCTTGGATGGAAATTGGGATGCCCAGCATGATACCCTTCGATCTCTACATTTATCCGACAACGATATTACCGAAGTGGCGCCGGGAGGTGGATCGATAGAAGTAGTTTCCCAAAGCGACAACAGTTCCCAGCCTTCCAGTTTGGCCGCTGTGCAGACCAGACTAGAAACGAGTAATTCAATTTACCCACCATCTCCGAGCTCAGGAGATCGGGCGACAGGGGGTCGTCCCTTCGAACAGTTGCAAAAACTACTTTGGCTGGATTTGTCCAACAATCGGATCTACCATGTGGCTGGGAACTATCTGCCGCGTTCCCTGGTGACCATGGACCTGTCCAGTAATCTGCTTACAGTTTTCCCCCAGCAACTCTTTGAGCAACTGCCGGAGTTGCGAATCGTAAGTTTAAGGGATAACCTTATACGGAGTGTTCAGTGGAAAGAACTTCAAGTGAGGCCGCTGCGAATGCACCTGGAACGACTGGATCTCGGCCAGAACTGCATTGAAAACCTGGAGTCCGACTATTTTCAGCAAAACTATTCCGATGTTCATCTGAGAGCTTTAAATTTAGAACAGAACTTTGTCACCCAGCTGCCAGAGGCGGTGTTCAAGGCCACGGGCATAGCCCACCTAGTATTGGCCTTCAATGCAATCAGTCGAGTGCATCCTTCGGCCTTTGAGGGTCTAACCGAGACCCTGGAGTATCTGGATCTGGAAAGGAACCGACTCACCACGGTGCCCGTGGCCTTATCCTCACTGCATCACCTGAAGTACCTCTACCTGACCTCCAATCAGATAAGTCAGTTAAACAATCTTCCCTCGTTCACGGAAAATCTACGCGTTCTTAGTCTGAGTGGCAATAACTTCACCATGATCCCTGTTCTCGGCCTGAAAAACTACACACAGCTTTCCTACTTGAACATGGGCTACAACTCCATCACGGACATCCCCGAAGGAATTTTTGCCGTGGATTCCTGGGGCAGCAATCTGCAGACAATACTGCTGCGAAACAATAAGATAACCCATCTTCATTTAGGATCCTTCGCGGGACTGGAGCAAATTCAGGAGATTAGTTTGAGCTTCAACGATATAACCATTCATCATCCTCTGGTTTTCGAGAATGTTTCGAGAACCCTTAAGATTTTGGAGCTCTCGTTCGCCGTCTTTCCGGCCAGAAGCCTGGAGAGCCTGGATCCCCTAGATGCCCTCTTGCCCCTTTCCCAGCTCATTTGGCTGGGTCTGGACAACAATAATTTGAAGCAAGTCTCAAATGAATCCTTCGCACAGATGAGGGAATTGAGCTACATCAATCTGAGCTTTAACCAGCTAAAGACACTGCCCCGCGGACTCTTTCAGTCCGATGCTCATAGTCATTTGGTGGAAATTGACTTGTCGTACAATGGCTTGGAGCGACTCGAAGCGCAAACGTTTCATAGCCTCGGGGATTTGCAGACACTCAATTTGCAATCGAACCGCCTGAGGACCATAGCTCGGCATGCTTTTCACAATTTGGAGTTCCTACGCTACTTGGATTTGTCTTATAATCGCCTGGTCAACATCTCCCACGGCGCCTTTACCGTGCTGCCCAATCTGGCTGCCCTGGATCTGATGCACAATCAGCTGTGTTCGCTATCCTTAAAATCCTTTCTTTATGTTTCAAACACCACCACTCCATTACGACTCAATGTGAGTCACAATCACATAGCCAGTTTTTATGATGAGCTGAGTAGCTACATGTATATTTACCAGCTGGACATTAGTCACAACCATGTGACTAAGTCGGATAGCTTTACGAACCTGGCGAACACGCTGCGATTCCTAAACCTGGCCCACAACCAGCTGGGATCGCTTCAGAGCCATGCCTTCGGTGACCTGGAGTTTCTGGAGATCCTTAATGTGGCTCATAATAATCTTACCTCGCTGAGGCGGCGCAGCTTCCAGGGCTTGAATAGCTTACAGGAACTGGATCTTAGCCACAACCAGTTGGATCAGCTGCAGGTGGAGCAGTTCTCGAACCTAAGGAAACTGCGAATCCTGCGCATCAACTCGAATCGGTTAAGGGCCCTGCCACGAGAAGTGTTCATGAACACGCGACTGGAGTTTCTGGATATAGCCGATAATCAGTTGAGCGTTTGGCCAGTTCCGGCATTTACGGACATCGGATTCACTCTTCGATCCATCCAAATGTCCCACAACAATCTAGAGTACTTGGATGCCTCGATGTTCATCAACTCACAGTTCCTGTACGACATCAGTTTGGCCCGCAACCGCATCACCATTCTGCCGGACAACACGTTCAGTTTTCTGAATAATCTGACCAACCTGGACCTGTCACAGAACCCCCTGGTGACGACCAACCTGCGGGAGGTGTTTGTCCACACGCCGCGCCTGAGGAAGCTGAGTCTCCACCACATGGGACTGTATGTCCTGCCGCCGCTGAAGCTTCCCCTACTCTCCTACCTTGATGTGAGTGGCAACTATCTGCAAGAGCTGTCGCCACTGGGTTCACTGCGCCACCTGCGTCACGTCAATGTCTCGCACAACAAGCTCACGAATGCGAGTTGTGCGGCGGAGCACCTGCCACCATCGGTTCGTGTATTGGATCTGGCCCACAATCCGCTGCGCAGGATAACGCTGCACGATCTCGCCAGTTTGCGGCACCTGGCCGAACTGAATATCCTGGACGTGAAGGTAACCAATCCGCAGGCATTTTCCAAGCTGCGTTCTCTGAGGAAGCTACATGCCAGTTCGCATGCCAATCTGGGTGAGATTGTGGCCAGGATACCGGGTCTGCAGCAGCTGAGGGTGCACTGCCTGGAGCCAAATATTGGCCAACAGCTTTTCGCCAAACTGGCGAATAACACGAAAATCCGACTCCTCGAGCTATATGGCAGCAATGTCCAGACCATTGCTCCCGATGTCTTTACCGGACTATCGCGAAGTCAACGGCTGCAGGTGAAGATCTCGCACACACGCATCTCCGACCTCCCGCCGGGTATTTTTTATGCCCTGCGAGAGGTGCCGCACCTGTCCATCGACATCTCGCACAATCGTATCAACGCCCTGGCCGCTGACAGCTTTTACCCCAACAAGAGCTACTGGGATGCTGTGGGAACTCGGAGCATCATGGGTGGACTCATCACCTCGCACAATCCGCTGGAATGTGAGTGCGGACTGGTGTGGTTCGGTCACTGGTTGCGCCGATGGCTGAGGGAGTCTGCCCAAATAAAGGTCATCCAGAAGGATGACCTCAAGCGCATGGTCCAG TTACCCCTATCGATTGCCGATATGCGC AGAGCCCGTGCCAACACCTGCCACGATCCGACATCGGGTCGACACCTGCCCATCCTGGAGATCTTTCCCGAGGATCTGCTCTGCCAGGCGAGCGCGTTGAGCAGTTCTGGCCAGCGCATATTCCTGTTATCCTTCGCGATGGCCCTGCTGATACCCATTGTGATGACCACCATGACCCTCTGA